In the Nerophis ophidion isolate RoL-2023_Sa linkage group LG01, RoL_Noph_v1.0, whole genome shotgun sequence genome, one interval contains:
- the LOC133569671 gene encoding oocyte zinc finger protein XlCOF7.1-like yields MRKLNGNKKGLKLATLKSVFSVVWSIITMFKELVKTRLMAAADEIFTVFERTIVSYEKELSRIKEEKEQYRQQLEAVSQTQFGPHAEDVQQPRKGVSCTLKEEDPQPHDVKEEEEELRITRERECLLGREAADPAKFPLTVVPVKTADDGEEPQVDHLLAPLSDRDDTTSPSPQDEVRDDTHEPLISDTDCEGDIRTDTDDKPSECSAKGKDHLTCSVCAKRFPKKGDLTRHMRTHTGEKPFSCSVCDKRFPRKSSIIIHMRTHTGEKPFSCLFCGKGFSQNVAMVSHMRTHTGEKPFSCSVCEKRFSRRSYMVSHTRTHTGEKPHSCPFCAKTFTRHNNLMTHMRTHNGE; encoded by the exons ATGCGGAAGTTAAACGGAAACAAAAAAGGGCTAAAATTAGCAACCCTTAAAAGTGTGTTTAGTGTAGTCTGGTCAATAATCACAATGTTTAAAGAGTTAGTGAAGACGCGACTAATGGCGGCGGCCGATGAAATATTTACGGTGTTTGAAAGAACCATAGTGTCGTACGAGAAGGAACTTTCTCgaataaaagaggagaaggagcaatATCGACAACAACTGGAAGCTGTTAGCCAGACTCAATTTGGGCCACACGCTGAAG atgtcCAGCAGCCGAGGAAGGGGGTAAGCTGCACACTGAAGGAGGAGGATCCTCAGCCGCACGatgttaaagaggaagaggaagaacttCGTATCACTCGGGAgagagagtgtcttctagggcgAGAGGCGGCTGATCCTGCCAaatttccactgactgttgttcCTGTGAAGACTGCAGATGATGGAGAGGAACCACAAGTAGACCACCTCTTAGCTCCGCTATCAGATAGGGACGACACAACGTCACCCTCTCCTCAGGATGAAGTTAGGGACGACACCCACGAACCTTTGATCAGCGATACGGACTGTGAAGGTGATATAAGGACTGATACTGACGACAAACCCTCTGAATGCTCTGCAAAAGGCAAAGACCATTTAACCTGCTCAGTTTGCGcgaaaagatttcctaaaaagGGGGATTTGACTCGGCACATGCGGACAcataccggagaaaaacctttcagttgctCAGTTTGCGATAAAAGATTCCCTCGAAAGTCAAGTATTATAATCCatatgagaacgcacacaggggAAAAACCTTTTAGTTGCCTTTTTTGTGGTAAAGGATTTTCCCAAAATGTAGCAATGGTgtcacacatgagaacgcacactggtgaaaaaccctttagttgttcagtgtgTGAAAAAAGATTCTCTCGTAGGTCATATATGGTATCGCATACAAGgacgcacacaggagaaaaaccacaTTCCTGTCCATTTTGTGCTAAAACATTTACAAGACACAACAACTTAATGACACACATGCGAACCCACAATGGAGAATAA